From the genome of Mycobacterium dioxanotrophicus, one region includes:
- a CDS encoding N-acetylglutaminylglutamine amidotransferase yields the protein MCGATGEVRLDGRTPDVSAVSAMAEAMALRGPDAAGVWSQGRVALGHRRLKIIDLTEAGAQPMVDPELGLALSWNGCIYNYRDLRRELSGHGYRFFSHSDTEVLLKAYHHWGDRFVEHLKGMFAFAIAERDTGRVLLGRDRLGIKPLYMTQDAHRIRFASTLPALLAGGGVDTRIDSVALHHYLSFHSVVPQPRTILRGVSKVPPASVVAIEPDGAVRTTTYWSPDFSRRADRADWSERDWEDAVLESLRKAVERRLVADVPVGCLLSGGVDSSLIVGLLAEAGQHGLATFSIGFESVGGVAGDEFKYSDIIADRFGTAHHQIRIGTDRMLPALGDAIDAMSEPMVSHDCVAFYLLSQEVAKHVKVVQSGQGADEVFAGYHWYPPMAEPGAATLEGAVAGYRGAFFDRDTVGVNALISEAYRAATADPSGAFVTDHFAAPGAQTGVDRALRLDTTVMLVDDPVKRVDNMTMAWGLEGRVPFLDHELVELAATCPPELKTAHGGKGVLKQAARRVIPAEVIDRPKGYFPVPALTHLEGLYLDMVRDALYAPEAKERGLFRPEAVDRLLADPNGRLTPLRGNELWQIALLELWLQRHGITGAAA from the coding sequence ATGTGTGGAGCCACCGGAGAGGTGCGTCTCGATGGTCGTACACCCGATGTTTCAGCGGTGTCGGCCATGGCAGAGGCGATGGCGCTCAGGGGTCCCGACGCGGCGGGTGTGTGGTCGCAAGGTCGGGTCGCCCTGGGCCACCGCAGACTGAAAATCATTGACCTGACCGAAGCAGGCGCCCAGCCGATGGTCGACCCCGAACTGGGGTTGGCCCTTAGCTGGAACGGCTGCATCTACAACTATCGGGACTTGCGCCGCGAGTTGTCCGGGCATGGGTACCGGTTCTTCTCGCACAGCGATACCGAGGTGCTGCTGAAGGCGTACCACCACTGGGGTGATCGTTTCGTCGAGCACCTCAAGGGCATGTTCGCCTTCGCGATCGCCGAGCGTGACACCGGCCGGGTCCTGCTGGGACGCGACCGCCTCGGCATCAAGCCGCTGTACATGACGCAGGATGCGCACCGGATCCGGTTCGCCTCGACCCTGCCGGCGCTGCTCGCCGGCGGAGGCGTCGACACGCGGATCGACTCGGTCGCGCTGCACCACTATCTGTCGTTCCATTCGGTGGTGCCGCAGCCGCGCACCATCCTGCGGGGCGTCAGCAAGGTGCCGCCCGCGTCGGTGGTCGCCATCGAACCCGATGGCGCCGTCCGCACGACCACCTACTGGTCCCCGGACTTCAGCCGCCGCGCCGACCGCGCCGACTGGTCCGAACGAGACTGGGAAGACGCGGTGTTGGAATCGCTGCGGAAGGCGGTCGAGCGCCGGTTGGTCGCCGACGTGCCGGTGGGCTGCCTGCTGTCGGGAGGTGTCGACTCGAGCCTCATCGTCGGGCTGCTCGCCGAGGCCGGCCAACACGGATTGGCCACCTTCTCAATCGGTTTCGAGTCTGTCGGCGGCGTCGCGGGTGACGAGTTCAAGTACTCCGACATCATCGCCGACCGGTTCGGTACCGCACACCACCAGATCCGCATCGGCACCGACCGCATGCTGCCCGCGCTCGGCGACGCGATCGACGCGATGAGCGAACCGATGGTCAGCCACGACTGCGTGGCGTTCTACCTGCTGAGCCAAGAGGTCGCCAAGCACGTCAAGGTGGTGCAGTCCGGGCAGGGCGCCGACGAGGTGTTCGCCGGCTACCACTGGTATCCGCCGATGGCGGAGCCCGGTGCGGCGACGCTCGAGGGAGCGGTGGCCGGTTACCGCGGGGCGTTCTTCGACAGGGACACCGTCGGGGTGAACGCATTGATCAGCGAGGCGTACCGGGCCGCGACCGCGGATCCCAGCGGCGCGTTCGTCACCGATCACTTCGCCGCGCCCGGCGCTCAGACCGGCGTGGACCGGGCCCTGCGCCTGGACACCACGGTGATGCTGGTCGACGATCCGGTCAAACGCGTCGACAACATGACGATGGCATGGGGGCTGGAGGGCCGGGTGCCGTTCCTCGACCACGAGTTGGTGGAGCTGGCGGCGACCTGCCCGCCCGAGCTCAAGACCGCGCACGGCGGCAAGGGCGTGCTCAAACAGGCTGCGCGCCGGGTGATTCCGGCCGAGGTCATCGACCGGCCCAAGGGTTACTTCCCGGTGCCCGCCCTGACCCATCTGGAAGGTCTTTATCTCGACATGGTCCGCGACGCGCTCTACGCACCGGAAGCCAAGGAGCGCGGGCTGTTCCGGCCGGAGGCCGTCGACCGGCTGCTGGCCGATCCGAATGGTCGGCTCACGCCGCTGCGCGGCAACGAACTGTGGCAGA